In Senegalia massiliensis, the following proteins share a genomic window:
- the yyaC gene encoding spore protease YyaC: MLNQNNNSIDCNSDFATSTFSNILLKKLSETYSPIYSDIVIVCIGTDKSTGDSLGPLVGYFLDKGLFLNTKNVHIYGTLEKPVHAKNLITYINIIDKKFDNPFVIAIDASLGMYNRVGFISVWDGPLKPGSGVNKELPLVGNIHITGVVNISGFMEFILLQNTRLNIVMKMARIISTSIIYSLSKLNIDNKKLN, translated from the coding sequence ATGTTGAATCAAAATAACAATTCTATAGATTGTAACTCTGATTTTGCCACATCTACATTTTCTAATATTCTATTAAAAAAATTATCAGAAACTTATAGTCCTATTTATTCAGATATAGTTATAGTATGTATAGGAACTGATAAATCTACAGGGGATTCCTTAGGACCTCTTGTTGGATACTTTTTAGATAAAGGATTGTTTCTAAACACTAAAAATGTTCATATTTATGGAACTTTAGAAAAACCCGTTCATGCTAAAAATCTAATTACATATATTAATATTATAGATAAAAAATTTGATAACCCATTTGTAATAGCTATTGATGCTTCTTTAGGTATGTATAACAGAGTAGGTTTTATAAGTGTCTGGGATGGACCTTTAAAACCTGGATCAGGTGTTAATAAAGAACTACCTCTTGTAGGTAATATTCATATAACAGGAGTTGTAAATATATCTGGCTTTATGGAATTTATTTTACTTCAAAACACTCGGCTAAATATAGTAATGAAAATGGCAAGAATTATTTCTACTTCTATTATATACTCCTTATCTAAATTAAATATAGACAATAAAAAGTTAAATTAA